The nucleotide sequence aaaataatataaatgtggTATTGGACCGGTCTACTCATTGTCAATTCGTTTTGAGTAGGAGTCCCATTTAACTTAATATTTACCTTGAGATAAGTGGCGATTGCACGGTATAATCCATCTTCATTTATACGAGCATGGTAAGGGAGAGCTTCGGCGAGGGACATAAACTCCGGGAGGCTTAAATCGGCATCTAAAGCGGCTTCGGCTAAGTAAGAGTCCACAAGCTTGGCCACTTTAACTAGCGAAGCACCAGATTTGACTCCTTCGTTGTCTAGTCCCGTAAATTTCTTAACCAACCGAGTCACGAGCTCAACGTCAAGCAATGTCCCGCATGTGTGACTAAACGACGGTATCATTAGCTCCTTGAGGGAAGCTTGGTCAAGCTGCCATGAAATCTTAGCCTCGAGCTCCGACTTGTAATTTGAATCTGCTCCAACCATGTTGGCAGTTCTGAGAAGACGAAGGAGGAAGTTACAAGGAACGGAATCTTTCTCCGGTGGGATGATTCCTATTAGTGTTTCCACTAAGAAACGTTTCTTCATCACGAAGGCAGTAACAGAGAAGCTCTCTGATTGCTGTTGAGGTTGCGGATCATCAGGGTTTTGGACTACGTCGGAGAGGTCAGGGAGCCACGTGGAAGCGTAATGAACGATGATGGAGCCGATGAGATCAGGACGAACACCTTTGGACTTGATTCCGGCGATGGTGTTAACGAAATAATCAATGTCAAGAATGCAACCATCGTCGAACAAAGAACACTCTATCTTTCCGGTGGAGTTTGACAGAGATTTTGTGGAGATGGTGGCAGGCAGACTCCGGCGAAGATGTTTTGTCCACCATGTCTTTGGTTTTATCACGGTGGAAGTTGTGTAGTGTATGTGTGAGTAAAAGTGGGGTTACTGTACTTAGTTTTATAGAGTGTGTAAGCAATTTAGTTTacgtttgctctgtttcttgaaaaGTCTTACATTGAAACGTCATCGTCTCATCATGACTCCAAGGTAAAATTCCAAAGGAAAGAACAAATTCTTGCCGTTTCCTATAAAAACAATCAAGGAACTTCCTGATATTAATAATGAACATTTGTTTCGTTTTACTGTAGGTAGAATCCATTTGTTTCCAACGAATTAGCAATAAAATGATCATTATTTGCAATCAAATTTACAGGATTGTCCCTTTCAAGGGGACAAGGGGTGCTCAAAATAGTTTGAACTTTGCAATTTTGTCCACAACTAGCATGTAAATCCGAGTCAAAGAAATTAACCTTCCTTTGCATAAGTTTGCaaattgattttgtgtcatCACTTGGGGTAAAGTTTGGGTTCTTTTCTAGCAATCAAATCTCAAATTATGACACGACGATGAGAGTTGTATAAAACCATAAACTTGTTCTCTCTGTACATGTTAGGGGAAGCAAATATGTTATCAGTTATCACCCACTAATTGTACAAGTATTGGCCAAGAAAGCTTATATATGTATTAGTGAATCTTAGTTCTATATGTACTGTTGCATTAGGCATTTCTTCCAAACAAAGAATCTGagaggaaaaaagaacaaaagaatttGAGAGGATAACAAGTTTGGGCTTTTAGGGGAAAGAAACAAGTTTGTTAATAAATgggctttaaaaactttttttcttaaaagccCATATTGGGTCGATACCTTGGAAACCCTAATCATCGAACAATAAAACCTGATTTTAACGAAAGAAACTGAGCTGCGAAGGAGAAAAGCCGCAGCATTTTTGACATTCCACAAAGGGTTTTTTCTTCGTTCCTTGAGATTTCGCCTCCGTGCTTTTGCTGATCGGTAAGTCTCTAAAGGGTTTTCTCTTTCACTTCCTTCTCTTGCTCCACCGTTGTTGTTATGAttgagttttcttctctttagagGCAATGCTGATGTTTTCTACTAAAATCTAAGAGCTTTGTTAaatggtttgaaaaaaaaaaaatttcagcttTTGTGATTTGTCTTCTGATTCATTGCCTTATTGTTGTTAAGAATAAGTCTCTGTAGTTCATCAAGCATTGTCTTTTGCTCCAGACTTCTATGATTGAATAGAACAATTTTGTTTGTATGACTGAGAGATTGCGCTCTTGTTATTGGAAGCCTGAAACTTTGGTTGAAACTATTAAACTGTGTTTTCCGGAATTTTATAGAAATGATTCGTATCTGGTTGCTTGAGCTTACATTAGAAGGTCACCTGTTGTGTTAGTAGTAAGCTCCTTGTGCCTAAAGTCTGACcttttcttatctttctttgcAATTCAAGATCTGTGAAGATGTTCTCCGCTCAGAACAAGATCAAGAAGGATAAGAATGCTGAACCAACAGAATGCGAGGAGCAAGTTGCTCAGGTAACTATATACCATTTAATGTCTTTGTCTGTAATTTTGTCCTCCTTTGTGGAATTATTCAATGTTAACAGACTTTTATCTTCTCTTAGGCTTTGTTTGATTTGGAGAACACCAACCAGGAGTTGAAATCCGAGTTGAAAGATCTCTACATTAACCAAGCTGTGTATGTTCTATTTAGTGTCTCCCCTTCTCATTTCATGGTTGCATTCTTCTTTTATACATAATTTGATTCCTCAATTCTCATTGCAGGAACATGGACATCTCTGGAAACCGCAAAGCTGTTGTGATTTACGTCCCATTCAGATTGAGGAAAGCTTTCCGCAAGATTCATCCTCGCCTTGTTAGGGAGCTTGAGAAGAAGTTCAGTGGAAAGGTAAGTTTATGAAGTTCCATTTCTTTTGTAGTTGTTTAGTTAAATCTTACGACAATCTCTCTTAAACACTCTGCCATTGTTTCGTTTAATTTTCACAGGATGTGATCTTTGTTACCACAAGAAGGATCATGCGTCCTCCCAAGAAGGGTGCTGCTGTTCAGAGGCCACGTAACAGGACTCTTACCTCTGTTCATGAAGCAATGCTCGAAGATGTTGCTTTCCCCGCTGAGATTGTTGGAAAGCGTACTCGTTACCGTCTTGATGGTTCCAAGATCATGAAGGTATCATATCATCATCTATGAGAATAAACTCAGATCTTCCTCTTTATGAATTTAAGCTCATATTTACCTTCTGTTTTGAATACTATGTCACAGGTGTTTTTGGATGCCAAGCAAAAGAACGACACAGAGTACAAGCTCGAGACTATGGTTGGTGTGTACCGTAAACTTACCGGCAAAGATGTCGTGTTTGAGTACCCCGTTGAAGCTTGAAGGATGATGGTGATCATGAAATCATCAGGGTAGAGAAAGAGAGCttttgattatgttttgtgGTACTTAGGGTGAAGGAAACTCTCTGATTCAGTTCCTTATTCACAATCTTTAATGTTCTATTTTACCAAGACTACTCTTTTGTgcttttcaattttgaaaacttttttgaaatttcagaTTAGTCTAAAATTTCTACAGCAAATATACTTAGTCGACAATCCTCAAATTCTGATCATGGCAAATCGCACTCGCATCAGTTCGCTATTTTTCATTcacataattatgatatataattCATACCACTAGTTCCCTACAACCTGAAATCTGATCTGTCAATCAATCTCATCTGTAATAAAGTAATAGACCTGGTAACTGGAATAAGTTCATACTGACCAAGAGAGATACTTTTTGCTTACTGTTTTACCACAAAATGAAAATGCTAAACCAGTCAAGGAATCTCAAGATTTTTTGTAGCTTTTAGCAAATCAAAGCACACAAACTTCATCTGTTAATTTGCATTGTTATCTCATATTATACTTTGTGGAATTTATATTTTTGCACAAGATTAAATCTTGAGATTCCTTGACTGAATCCACTGAGCACAAGAGTCTTCACTGCTTCACTTCCTTGTTCTAGTGCTTCATCGATCTGTTTCCGTTCCCATGGACTAAACTTCTGAAGAAGAAATGCTTTCATATCCATGTTTCCTGGTGGTTTACCAATGCCTGACAAagattgacaaaacaaaaagcttgagagttgagagaggaagaaagggtAGTCTTGGatataaaccgaaccaaaccaaaagcaTACCTATGCTTAGACGAGGAAAGTTTCGACGACCATCCAAATTCCCCATTACACTCTTGACTCTGCAACAAATATAAAAGGTAACATCAGTTGATAGATCAATCAGAGAACACACTTAAAGGTTCAAGAGGCACAAGTAATACCCGTTGTGATAGCCTTGACCTCCTTTCGGTTGAAGTCTCAAAACCCCATTTGGTAAAGCCATCTCATCGTAAATCTAGGAGGGAGAAACCCACATCGAGATTCAACAAAAAGGTTCATGATTCCTAAACCTTGTCCTGATTTCTAAGGATGCTAAAGTGGGTAAGTTTACCAGTAAAATGTGACGCAATGGTACTCGATAGTGTGAAGCTAAAGATCCAACCTTTAAACGACGAGAACAGAACAGTTGTTTCAGAATAGCTGATCTTTGCAAAGTTGGCAATACGATAAGTTAGATTGATCAGAAGagaatacaaaccgattcaccGCTGAAGTTCATGTAAGTCTGAGGTTTGGCCAACAAGATAGGCACCTCTTCGATAGCACCTGTGCTGATCATCATACATAGAAGCAAAAATTCAtcagtttttttattatgattcaAACCAGAGAACCGAAAAAGCAAGAGAAGTAGAACCTATTCCGATTAGAGCTTTAGACTGTATAGTGTTCATTAAAACGCCTTCTTTTCTAGCCAAAACATCTATCATCTCGAAACCAACCTGAAAACAAGACAAACTCGCAGCACTTTAGAGATCAAAACTCAACACCTTCACAATCACTTAAACTACTACAACATTACATTGTGTCTTGTTCCGTGATACTTGTTTCCTGGATTTCCCAACCCTACGATAAGCCAGGGAGTGTACTCTATTTTGAATCTGTCATTCTCACTAGAAGTAGATGAACAAACCCGAAACCTCGGTTT is from Camelina sativa cultivar DH55 chromosome 20, Cs, whole genome shotgun sequence and encodes:
- the LOC104769872 gene encoding 40S ribosomal protein S7-3, which produces MFSAQNKIKKDKNAEPTECEEQVAQALFDLENTNQELKSELKDLYINQAVNMDISGNRKAVVIYVPFRLRKAFRKIHPRLVRELEKKFSGKDVIFVTTRRIMRPPKKGAAVQRPRNRTLTSVHEAMLEDVAFPAEIVGKRTRYRLDGSKIMKVFLDAKQKNDTEYKLETMVGVYRKLTGKDVVFEYPVEA
- the LOC104769873 gene encoding chloroplastic group IIB intron splicing facilitator CRS2-B, chloroplastic, with translation MICSTYTPRIYHFHAVRPVFQKPRFRVCSSTSSENDRFKIEYTPWLIVGLGNPGNKYHGTRHNVGFEMIDVLARKEGVLMNTIQSKALIGIGAIEEVPILLAKPQTYMNFSGESVGSLASHYRVPLRHILLIYDEMALPNGVLRLQPKGGQGYHNGVKSVMGNLDGRRNFPRLSIGIGKPPGNMDMKAFLLQKFSPWERKQIDEALEQGSEAVKTLVLSGFSQGISRFNLVQKYKFHKV